The DNA region CGCGAGCTTGCCGCAGGTCACGCGCCGCTGCAGGCACCTACGCGATACGGGGAACGATCCGGCCTGGGGCCAGACGAATCATCACCCGTCATTCCGGCAGAAGCCGGAACCCATGTTGCTGTCCCCGCAGCGTCCGGTCCGGAAACAGCGAAGATCAAAATAAGTTCCGGCGTTCGCCGGAATGACGGTGAACCAAGGCGACCAGTGGCTGACGCCGCTGCTGCGCGCAGCTCAGCCCCGCTGCGCAACCGGCCCGGCTCAGCGCCGCAGCCAGGTCGAGGGGTTCACCGGCTGGCCGTTGCGGCGCAGTTCGAAGTACAGCGCCGGGCGGCCGTTGCCGCCGGAGCTGCCAACGGTGGCGACGGCGTCGCCGCGCTTGACCCGGTCGCCGACGTTGCGCAGCAGCGCGTCGTTCTGCGCGTACAGGCTCATGTAGCCGTTGCCGTGGTCGACGATCAACAGCAGGCCGTAGCCGGTCATCCATTCGGCGTAGACCACCTGACCGTCGCCGACGGCCTTGACCGTGGCGCCGGCGGCCGCGCCGATCAGCAGGCCGTCGCTGCCGCGGCCGTCGGGCATGGTCGCGCCGTAGCCGGCCAGCAGCGCGCCCGACACCGGCCAGCCCAGGCCGCCGACCTGCGGCGCCGGCGCGCTGGCCACGGTCAGCGGCTTGCGTATGCTCGATTCGGGCTTGCCGGTCTTGGCCGCGGCGGCGCGCGCCTCGCGCTCGGCCTTGGCCGCGGCCGCCTTGCGTTGCGCCTCGGCGCGCGCGGCGGCCTGGCGCAGCTTCTTGAGCAGGTCTTCCAGGCCCTTGGCGTCGCGCCCCAGGGCGCGCTCGCGGCTGCTGCGGTCCTGGTACTTGCGGTTGATCTGAGCGACCAGCGCCGCACGCGTTTCGCGATCGCTCTGCAACTCGCCCAGCTGGCTGCGCTGCTGCTTGCGCGCGCCGTCGAGTTCGGCCTGGCGGGCGACGATCTCGCGCTCGACCGTGTCCAGCTCGGCCAGTTCGGTGCGCAGCTGGGCGATGCGGCGTGCGCGGTCGCGCTGCACGTAGCCGTGATACGCGAGCAGGCGGTTGGCATCCGCCACGCGGTCCTGCGACAGCATCACCTTCAAGGGCGCGTCGTTGCCCTGGGCGTAGGCGGCGCGCAGCAGCCGCGCCAGTTCCTCGCGCTTGGCGCCCAGCGTGCCCTGCAGGGTTTCGCGGCGCTGGCGCAGTTGGGTCAGCGAGGACTGTTCGCGGGCGATGCGCTGCTCGGTGTCGCGCAGAGTGCGATTGGTGCGGCCGACCTTCTCATCGGCCTCGCGCAGCTCGCGCGAGGCGGTGCCGCGCTGGCCTTCGAGCTTGCGGCGCTCGTCGGCGACCGACTTGAGCTCGCTCTTGATGCGCTCGAGCTTGCGCTCGGTGTCGCGGCTGTTGTTCTGCGCTGCGGCCGGCGCGCAGGCCAGCCACGCCAGCAGCGTCGCGGCGGCGAGCGCGCGCAGGCTCCGCATCAGGCGCCCGACCCGCCTTCGATCAGCAGCGTCCGGCCGCTCATCTCGGCCGGCTGCGGCACACCGAGCAGGTCGAGCATGGTCGGTGCGACGTCGCGCAGGGCGCCGCCGCTGCGCAGCTGCGCCGGGCGCGGGCCCAGGTAGACCAAGGGCACAGGGCCCACGGTGTGAGCGGTGTGCGGCTGGCCGGTGGCGGGGTCGCGCATCATTTCCAGGTTGCCGTGATCGGCGGTGATCAGCAGCGCGCCGCCGACCTCGCGCACCGCCTGGGCGATCGCGCCGATGGCCACGTCCACGGCCTCGGCGGCCTTGACCGCGGCGGCCAGATCGCCGGTGTGGCCAACCATGTCGGGGTTGGCGATGTTGCACACGGCCACGTCGATCTCGCCCGAACGGATCGCCGCGGCCAGCTTGGCGGTCACTTCCGGGCAGCTCATTTCCGGCTGCAGGTCGTAGGTG from Lysobacter silvisoli includes:
- a CDS encoding murein hydrolase activator EnvC family protein yields the protein MRSLRALAAATLLAWLACAPAAAQNNSRDTERKLERIKSELKSVADERRKLEGQRGTASRELREADEKVGRTNRTLRDTEQRIAREQSSLTQLRQRRETLQGTLGAKREELARLLRAAYAQGNDAPLKVMLSQDRVADANRLLAYHGYVQRDRARRIAQLRTELAELDTVEREIVARQAELDGARKQQRSQLGELQSDRETRAALVAQINRKYQDRSSRERALGRDAKGLEDLLKKLRQAAARAEAQRKAAAAKAEREARAAAAKTGKPESSIRKPLTVASAPAPQVGGLGWPVSGALLAGYGATMPDGRGSDGLLIGAAAGATVKAVGDGQVVYAEWMTGYGLLLIVDHGNGYMSLYAQNDALLRNVGDRVKRGDAVATVGSSGGNGRPALYFELRRNGQPVNPSTWLRR